ACAAAATCCCTCTACGTATTAAGTATTACTTGACTGATAACCTCAGTCCAAAGTtacttctccttctcaacaCAAGCAGGGGTGTTGACAGGGTTGACGGGTACCCCAGTTTCCATACTATACGTTGGGATTAGCGTTGTGCGGTGTATCACTCTAGGCGAAATCTTAGGCGAGACTCACTACTGCTTCACATTGGCAAACACTTCCCGTTCCCCTCTCAACATGGTCCCCTTAGTGAATGCTCCAAGATGTGGTTGAAGAGTGACGTTCTTCATGCTGTATAGAGGTGATTCGGCACAGGGCTCATTGGTAAGAACATCAAGGCCTGCTCGTCGGACCTTGCCAGACTCGAGAGCTCGAATAAGGGCTGGTTCATCGATTACAGCTCCCTGTGGTAATAATCAGTATTTGAAACCTCTATTTGAACAGCAGAAATTTAATTACTCGAGCAGTATTAACGATGTACACTccatccttcatcttctgaAACTCTTTGTCCGAGAGAATGCCTCGTGTCTCAGGGGTGAGAGGACAGTTGAGGGAGATGACATCAGACTGAGCGAGGAGCTCATCCAAAGAGACAAAAGTAGCCCCGAGGATCTGTTCCTCTAAAAGGACATCAGTCCTTGTCGGCCATATATGCGCACCTTCTTTGGACAGAGGTTTTCGATTGTGATAGAGAATTTTCATGTTCCAAGGCTTGGTCTTCTTGGCCATGCTCTTACCGATCGCACCTACTTCGAGTCAGTCTTGAAACCATGAATGATTTCATTAAGACACTAACCGAGTCCAATAAAGCCAATGGTCATTTCAGTAGGATCATCTGTCAACTCAATGCCTTTTCTCCATTGTCCAGCCCTGACGCTAACTTCAGCTTCGTAGAGGCCTCTGGTGGCGGCGAGCATGAGCAAAATGCCCATGTCAGCGGTAGCTTCTGTGACAGCATTGGGGGTATTGGAGAGATAGCATCCGTTGGCAGCCAGCCATTCATAGTCAACATCGTCGTAACCTTTTACCAGATGTCAGTCACGTGGTCAAAACCTGTTTCGGATAGACATCTATCTACCTGCACCGCCTTGAGCGAAGAGACCACAGTACCCAGGCTTATCAAAGAGGGGTCCGAGCAGGTCGGGATGGAATGGAGAGTAAGCGGCAGTTCCGAAGAGCTATAAGATGATATGAGTCAACAACAAAACAGAGAACGAGCCTAGCCATGGGAACATACAACATAAGCAGCATCAAAAGGCCCTTGTTCGTCACAAAGTCTCTTAATCTCCCGAATGACTTGTTTGCGCTCGTCTGGGATGAAGTAGTGAATATCACACTTTTCCGCAAGTTCTTTCCATTCGGGAATAGCGAAGCGAGGATACCCGATACCCAAGATTTTTCGACGAGGAAAGACGGCGACAGGCATTGTGAGTGATAATGTGTTGTTCACCAATGGGTGAGAAACAAAAGATTGTGCAAGTAGATCTGATTG
This DNA window, taken from Cryptococcus gattii WM276 chromosome C, complete sequence, encodes the following:
- a CDS encoding glycerate-and formate-dehydrogenase, putative (Similar to TIGR gene model, INSD accession AAW42574.1), which encodes MPVAVFPRRKILGIGYPRFAIPEWKELAEKCDIHYFIPDERKQVIREIKRLCDEQGPFDAAYVLFGTAAYSPFHPDLLGPLFDKPGYCGLFAQGGAGYDDVDYEWLAANGCYLSNTPNAVTEATADMGILLMLAATRGLYEAEVSVRAGQWRKGIELTDDPTEMTIGFIGLGAIGKSMAKKTKPWNMKILYHNRKPLSKEEEQILGATFVSLDELLAQSDVISLNCPLTPETRGILSDKEFQKMKDGVYIVNTARGAVIDEPALIRALESGKVRRAGLDVLTNEPCAESPLYSMKNVTLQPHLGAFTKGTMLRGEREVFANVKQYMETGVPVNPVNTPACVEKEK